A window of the Bufo gargarizans isolate SCDJY-AF-19 chromosome 1, ASM1485885v1, whole genome shotgun sequence genome harbors these coding sequences:
- the LOC122922082 gene encoding vomeronasal type-2 receptor 26-like, whose translation MEEEVKKKNVPDTENCQRCPDHEWPNESKNKCVVRDDEFFSYETDVLAVVFSIISILLALITSFIIGIFTLVQKSPIVRANNQNLSFILLTSLMFSLLCVFLFIGRPVDITCMLRQICFGIFFTVAVSSVLAKTIIVCIAFKATRPDSSWRKCVGVKLPYSVVFVCSSIQVLNAVIWLSVSPPYQELNLDYPGKIILQCNEGSILAFFLMLGYMGFLAALSFVLAFMVRTLPDIYNEAKFITFSMLVFCSVWICAIPAYLSSSGKNMVIVEIFAILSSGGGILSCMFLPKCYNILVKPEVSSKR comes from the coding sequence ACACTGAAAATTGCCAGAGATGTCCTGATCACGAATGGCCAAACGAGTCTAAAAACAAATGTGTCGTCAGAGATGATGAGTTTTTCTCCTATGAGACTGATGTTCTTGCTGTAGTCTTTTCCATCATCTCCATATTACTTGCTCTTATAACTTCCTTTATAATTGGAATATTCACTTTAGTCCAGAAATCTCCCATTGTCAGAGCCAATAACCAGAACCTCAGCTTCATTCTACTGACCTCTCTCATGTTCAGCTTACTCTGCGTGTTTCTATTCATCGGTCGTCCAGTGGATATAACCTGCATGCTACGACAAATCTGCTTTGGGATCTTCTTTACTGTAGCTGTGTCTTCTGTCCTGGCCAAGACCATCATAGTCTGCATAGCATTCAAGGCCACCAGACCTGACAGCTCCTGGAGAAAGTGTGTGGGAGTTAAGCTTCCTTATTCTGTAGTGTTTGTCTGTTCTTCTATTCAGGTCCTCAATGCAGTTATCTGGTTGTCAGTTTCTCCTCCATATCAAGAACTAAACCTGGATTATCCTGGGAAGATCATCCTCCAGTGTAATGAAGGTTCCATCTTGGCTTTTTTCCTCATGTTGGGTTATATGGGGTTTCTGGCGGCTTTGAGTTTTGTTCTGGCTTTTATGGTGAGGACATTACCTGACATCTATAATGAAGCGAAGTTcatcaccttcagcatgctggtgTTCTGCAGTGTCTGGATCTGCGCCATCCCAGCCTATCTGAGCAGTTCAGGGAAGAACATGGTCATCGTAGAGATATTTGCCATTTTGTCCTCAGGAGGTGGAATATTGAGCTGCATGTTTTTACCTAAATGTTATAATATTCTGGTAAAGCCCGAAGTGAGCAGTAAACGGTAA